A region of the Campylobacter cuniculorum DSM 23162 = LMG 24588 genome:
GACCAATATTCTTTAGCTTTAAGGGGAAGTATCATCACTAAGGATAATTTCACCATTTCAAACTCAAGACAAATTTATCGTGCTGAAATTGATCTTAGAAGTATAAATAAGGATAAACTTGATTTTTTCCTAAAACTTTTTCAAATTTATAGCGGTATTGATGATAAACAATTAGAAGATATAAAAAAAAGAATGAGAGAGCAAAAAAAGAAAAATTATAACTTCATTCTTTTACAAAATTTAAATTCCAAACAAGCAAGTCATTTAAAAGATTTATCTAAGAAACTCTATGCTCAAGGTTTTTTCAAGGCTTTCACAAATAGCAACAATCGCGTTGAAACGCGAGGGCTTAGCATCATAGAGCATCAAGAAGATAGAAACTATATGTCTCATGATACATTAACTCCTGTTATAGGTTATACGAAAGGGATTTTAGACAAAGAACACAATATCCTTAAAAATGTGGGTGTTAAAGGACTTGAAAAATATTACGATGAATGCCTCAATCCCTTGCAAGATGAGAAAATTCAAGGACTTAAAGATATAGGTGGAAATATCATTTTAAATTTAAATTCTTTAAGACAAAGCAAAGTCAATGGTTGTGATTTATATCTTAATATCTCTTTAAAACTTCAAAAAACCATAGAAAATGCGATAGATGAACGTAATGAAGACCTAAAAGCCAATGAAATTCTCGTAGCTGTTATGGAAAGCAAAACGGGCAAAATTTTAGCCCTAGCAAGCTCAAGAAGATATGACCCGCAAAATCGCAGCAAAGATCTTTCCTTGCTCAATGCAAGTGTTATAGAATACGGATACGAAGCAGGCTCTGTAATCAAACCTTTTATTTTCACCACCGCTTTAAGGCTTGGAAAAATTAATGTAAATGAAGTTGTCAATACTTATTCTGGACAATACAAGCTTGGAAAATTCATCATTCAAGATAACCATAAACTTGATAAAATGACTATGGCGGAAGTGATTGTGTATTCTTCAAATATAGGAATGATACAAATTGCTAAAAGGCTTAAGAATTTAGAAATCAT
Encoded here:
- a CDS encoding peptidoglycan D,D-transpeptidase FtsI family protein, whose translation is MQEAKKNKVSKVAFAFCMALLFMIIFLVSTFFLTSKRLIPNTEKDQYSLALRGSIITKDNFTISNSRQIYRAEIDLRSINKDKLDFFLKLFQIYSGIDDKQLEDIKKRMREQKKKNYNFILLQNLNSKQASHLKDLSKKLYAQGFFKAFTNSNNRVETRGLSIIEHQEDRNYMSHDTLTPVIGYTKGILDKEHNILKNVGVKGLEKYYDECLNPLQDEKIQGLKDIGGNIILNLNSLRQSKVNGCDLYLNISLKLQKTIENAIDERNEDLKANEILVAVMESKTGKILALASSRRYDPQNRSKDLSLLNASVIEYGYEAGSVIKPFIFTTALRLGKINVNEVVNTYSGQYKLGKFIIQDNHKLDKMTMAEVIVYSSNIGMIQIAKRLKNLEIISGLKIFKFGEKSGVDLPYEQKGELPHSNKLRDIEKSVLSYGYGLKTTFMQLLAAYNVFNNDGVYITPRIAEKFYQNGHFEQLDEDIKKEKILSSEAANTMKKILIDVIEKGTGKKALTKGIVLGGKTGTARIAEKQGYTANRYNASFFGFANDAKHSYTIGVLVRNPTKPYSYYAAQSALPMFKDVVDILIDEDFLQPMQES